Below is a genomic region from Coturnix japonica isolate 7356 linkage group LGE64, Coturnix japonica 2.1, whole genome shotgun sequence.
ACTACTGGGAAGTGGATgttggaaggagaaaaaactgGATCTTGGGTGTTGCTTCTGAATCAGTGACTCGTAAAGGGACTGTGACCCTGTCCCCAAAGAAGGGCTTCTGGGTTATAGCCTTAGCAGATGGGCAAGAGTATTGGGCCTACACGGATCCTTGGACTCGCTTGACTGTGAGTGGTAGACCGCAGAAGATTGGGATCTTCCTGAACATCTCTGCCAACAAACTCGCATTTTATaatgccaaaaagaaaactgttttgtacACTTTTAACATGGGTGGTAGCGTGCAGAAAAGGAAGTTTGTTCCCTTCTTCTCAACAGGTTCTGGTGCTTCAGTGCATGACACTGAGCCATTGAAAATCATGCAAGAGTTTGATGATGATGACTAAATGTGTGATTAAATACAGATTGTGAGATCAGATTGATATGTTGTCCAAAAAATCCCTGACTTTGTGCTTCCCAGTGGAAAATGACTTGGTTTCTGGTAGTTGATAATAcaatttttcagtgctgtttgctaCCCATGCAAtgagacagcagaaaaagcCCTAGAGATCATGTTGATAAACGGAGTGTAGAACTCAGTATCCATGGAGAGCCTTCAGTTATGCAGCTGCAGGTATGAAACAGAGATGGCTTTTTGTCACTTCTGTTTCCCCTAATAATCATACCCATTTGAATGGACTGGTTGAATAACCAAATAATTCTGATGTTCCTTGTACACTTCAggctttgattttcttcatacCCATTCTTGGAtcattcagaaagaagaattaaGGAACTATTTTCTTTGCCTGAACAGACATAACCAcagtgctttggttttttgtgaTGGTTGATACATGACTTGGAATTCACACCCAACCTCGAGTATATTCTCAACCAAAGCACGGTCATTTGAGACTGTTCATATTCTCTTAATTGAagataaacaaattaaaagatattttacttCAAACTGATGTTCCCCCCCCCACTTTGAGACACTGAAACCTTGttccatttgtcttttttcacgttttcttttttttcttgtcatttggGTATTTAATGATTACTGATGTCCTAAAATGGTGTTACCTCTCCTCATCTCTGCCCCGACcacttaaacaaacaaactttgcacttaaagtaaaaaaaaagaaaagaagtgctTTGATTCTATAAGATGCTTtattcaaaatgtcattttacaGCGGTTCCAAAGGGACGGGGGTTAATACTGGGTGGATAACAGGTCTGTCTGCCTCTCCTCCTTTGGATATAAAAGGGACAAACATTTCAGTCGGTTCCTCTCCAAGACTTATAGGGATTTTTGCCATGGTTGTCATCTGATGAGCATCATAAAAGTTAATTCGTGCTTCCTCCAAGTCCAGAAACACACCAATCACTGAgtcattcatttccttcttctcaaACCTGATGTTTCCCTTGATAGAGAAAATGTCTCCATTGGATCTATGAAGAGCCCAGTAGTCCTCCATAGCGAGTATCCCTTGCTCctcttgtttccctttctgcctCATGACCCCCAGCATCCAGTCCTGCTGTTGGCCAACCTCCACTTCCCAGTAGTATTTCCCTGCTGTAAACCCTTCCTTGGCCACCAGGACAGGGACTGTAGAGGTGCTGCTCAGATCAGCAGGTTCACATGCATTGTCCTCAACATCTGGAGCCCCTGGCACTTGGATCTCAATTAGTTGGCATTCAGGATTCACAGTGATGGCAACTGGAGGGGAAAATGAGAATGATCCAGTGAAGTGAGTGCTTCAGGGACCTCTATCTTCAGGGGGAGATGTGTTGAAGTATTCGAGGAACTGAGAAGTCCTGGCATGTTTTGACaaaaaattgaaacattttCCCCAAAGAGAGCAGGAATCAATCACATATGAACTAACAGGGCCTTGGAGTTGTCATAGTCATAGCACACTCCCATGTGGGCAATTCCAGGTGAATCCCTACCTCTCCATACAATTATAGACTTAAATAATATATACAATAGCCACATCCAAGCCTCATTCTCATCTAAACAAGCCATGTGAAGGTTTACTTCTATGACTCCAGCTCGGCTATTCAATTTCTAATATCACAGCATTGTCATTTCGTGGTAACCTGGTCAGGGAATTTTTGcactcttcttcctttcagtattACCTGCATAGCTCCAGGCATCCCAGAAATctgcagaagggagagagaTGGGTTTTATTGAGGGTTTTATTATTCCATTAGGCAGTTGCAGACTCCTGAGACTAAAGTACTGAAAAATTACCCCCACACAATTCTTGTCACCTCTCATTCTCTATCAGTTTTGGCTTTGCTCCTCTTAACTCATCAGTTCTTCTCCTCGTTATCATTTTAATGACTTACCCAGCTCAGCTTTCAGTTTACCTGCAAGGGAAAGATATTTCAGTCAGTACAACTTGCTTATTTTTACATTGTCATTAcagttttacaaagcaaaacaaccctCAGGCATGGAATAGGAAAGAATTCTGGAACCTGTAGTGAGGAACATTTTAATTCATGCTATTTAAATACCACCATCAGTGCTCCAAGGGGAGGGACACAAACCTTGTCCTCCAGACtccatcagctctgcatttaCACAGTGTACCTCAGATGTGGCTTGAAACACCCTTAAGTAAAGCAGATGCGGGATAGCTGAAGGATAACTGAGATGGGATCATTCAAGGAACATTCTAGTTGTATTTCTGGGCTTCattgtgctctcagaaaggtATGTTCTTGTACTCCCAAGTTTGATCTGGATGTGTCAGTGCATCCTAAATGCTTTCATGATAAGGATGCCTGACTTTCTAGGAAGGTAAGATAGGCCTGGGTCATCCTCAGAAGGGTTCTAGAAAGGTTCTTCTATTTTATACTGAGTTGTCAGGTTAGTTCTCTGGGCATTCTGGAAGCAGCTGATTCCAAAACAAGCTCCCTAATAGGTTCTGAATTTTCATACAATCCTGAAATCTATACTCCGAAAGACAGAAGGCCAAAAGTATATCAAAATAAACCTGTTTCTTCCCCAAAGCTGAGTGGTGGCAGCCTTTCATTAAAAGAGATCTGGGTTAGATTTCTTGTCTTCTACTCAAACAGAAGAGTTTGGAACTGACATATTTTGCTCTTCAGGAAATGCGTTAACAACACAGTGGAACACATGCAAGTCGCAGGGCTTTTTCTATCTGACTAGGAGAAACTGTTGCCTATCTTACAGctctaaatatttttcatggCAAACGGTTCAGAGACCGAAtaaaagatttgcttttcccTCAGCCTGTGAAGACAGGTgcaaaaagatgaaattaaatgaaaaaccAGCTCATGTAGCATGGagataaatttatatatattttatgaggaCTGCTCTGGAGGTAATGTCTCCTGTTTAATTCTATTGGCCGACCacgtcagaggcagatgttggtgagaTGACAATGGAGGCTGAACCTTACTGCCAGTATCATGTTAcattatacatatattatattattacatattaattgttgccatgtgacaggtggaagcagaggggcactcGGACAAATTGACATCTCACATGGAAGTGCACGcgaagcaaaggtgtgtaattgaattcctccatgaagaaatgaTTGCACCCTATTGACATTcgttgatgcttgctgaatgtttatggagaccaaacagtgtcTGTGAGCTCAGTGAAATTCTGgctggtgcatttcagcagtggcagaagTGGGAGTGGATGACCTCTATTGGTGCAGTTCTTCTCTAGGATAAAATCCATTAGAAATCAGTGGTATCTGAACCTTCTGTTGTGAAAACCTGTGGCCAAGAAAAGGTAGTCTAGGCTGGTGATACATTAAAGCATCAGGACAGCAACCATGGTGAGATATTTATTCAACTGTCACAgctttatgatttttggttatcagtattccacatcttAACATGATTTTTGGTTATTCCACATCACAATATCGTGTAGTGCAatgggagttaaagagttaatactCCAGGTCTGGGTACCTCTACTGGAAGAGAAGGACTGCTGCTTTCCCCAGAagtctgtttgctgttctgttatcAGTTCCACTCAGGGGAACAGATAAAGGCCTTGGGAGGTCACCCAACTTTCCCATTTTTGCCCTTCCCATCATCCAGCTCATCCCTGCTGTGGCTGTTGTCTCATCAGAGCATCTAagtaaggccttcagctttAGGTCactctcattatattttatattagcttcaattctaattatattgtattatattgtattatagtgtgttatcttgcattccaatatcttAGTAAACtaatttgtttctcctcagatcattgccactgttaATTTTTGGGGGCCCATCTCTCTATCCTTTTTACCTTTATCCcttgtttttcccctcatgGAATCAGGTCAAATCAGCCCATAAATGGctgacattaagaaaaaaaacagaacattgTAGGTGGGTGTTTCACCATATTTGTTCAATTTCACAGTCAGGGATGGCATAGACAAACTCACCCGAAGAACTGTATTATTGTTTCTAAGCTAGACAGGGTTgtaagattatatatatatatataagatgtGTTTTCTTACCAAAGAGGTCTctgagtttctttctttctgaaagataaGAACATAAATGAGcgatacaaggaaaaaaaagaaggggggcggaaagataagaaaaaacaacaggaagcaTTTGTTAAAGTAACATAATAGTTACATGCCTGTTATTTCCTTCTCATAACAGACAGAGCATTCACTCCAGTTGTAGGTAGAGAGGTAAATATCATCAATTTTTTGCCATCTGATCATCTCTACTAATGTGCCCAACAAGCCAGTTAAACTAAAACCAAGCTAATTAAATTAAGTAGTTTATCCCATTGTGTCTAAACTGCATCAGTCActtaagaaaatgagatttacCTCTTCGGTTTGTGGCTTTCTCTTGTTCTAACCGGTTCAGCAcatagaatgaaagaaaaaaaccaaacaaacaggcaTATAAATGGGGTAGTTATTGGATATAAACTTACTAAGCAGACTGTTAGACTTTATATGTACGGACTTTCCATAAAGTTTCACTGTTAGACCTGTGCAAATGTTTTGATAAAGCACTCTTAATGTTAGAGTGGTTTACAGCTTGGCATGCATGTACACACAGTCTACAATGCTTAGCCCTTCCTTATTATCTCCGGATGTTTTCACATGAGAATAATCCAATTCATTTAAATCCTTCGTTCGAATTAAAGGATGCTATCCAGATTAGCAATCACACTAAAACTGAttgacaaacaaacaaaaataatcaagaaattCTCCAAATGGTCACATCTTCAATGCGAAGACAACTCACAACAAAGCCATCTTACCCAGTGTTGACTTCAGTTGTTCATGTTCTAGAAGGGACAATACACAGACACCAATGAATCCTCTGCAACTAAATGGCTCAAGAGAATAAGCATGCAAACTGCAGAACCCCATAGATTGTGTGTCCTTGGAACTTGGCTGCTTTCATTGTACTGTCATCTGCTTTAAGCAGGCTTAAAAATCCAGAGGAAACCAAATAATGCACCCATGAATGAATCACAATGTTTTAACTGTGTTGGATGTAGGTAACTGATCAAGCCTGAGTGAGGTGGAAAGACAGACTATTTGTAATGCTGGTAGATGGAATACCTCCCTATGAGGACTGACTGAAAGAGATGtacagcctggggaagagaaggctccaaggagagCTGGGGGTGGCTTGTCAGCATCAAAAGGGAGCTATATAAAAGAATAGGAGAGATTCTTTAGCGGGTCTGCTGTGATGGGACAAGGAAAAATCATCTCAAATCTGAAGAGAGGAAATATATTGAGGCTGGATATagggaagaagttttttataGTAAGTTTGTTGAGGCATTGGAATAACTTCTTAACATCACTTCAAATGTAAAGAGGTTTTACCTTCTTCTATCTTCGCCTTCAATTttactacaaaaaaaaacaaagaaaatttcatGTTAGTTATTCCTGTAAGCACCACTCGTCCTACAACAGCAGAATTCTTGTgtgaatagaaagaaataaacgGGGCTAAAACTTTCATTTAAGTTAACCTGTCATATTTTCCAAGCCCAGAGAATTCCTGTTTTGTTTATCAAAACAAGAGGTATCTCATTTCCCATAgagttcacacacacacaaaagggaAGACACAAGAGAAGCTGCTGAAGTCACTTGGTTTGTTTAGGctagagaagaggagggaagaCCTCATCACCATCtagttatttctcttttaaagaacCCAAGGAATGCTTCTGATGACTTAATTAACTCTTGCATGATAAGACAGGAAGTTTGATTAGGAATGGTAAGAAAATGTCAGTCCAATGTCAGTCTGCATATAGTAATGCCTAGAACATGAAACaggaaacactgtaaaatacagATGAAACCCATGTAAGATGTTTTAACACTTGGTACAAAACTAAAGTGAAAAACTATAAGACATTTGACTATAACTAGAATTGCTTAATAGtccataaatatttattttatttgattataGATAACCCATACGCTCTACAAAGTGTCGTACTCTTCATCATCTCTTACCTGAATTAATTGCCTTCTTTTTGCTACCTggttaacaacaacaacaaaacagacaaaaaaaaggacaaaatgacTTTTGTAGAGCAATACTAAGAGTGATCATTCCTCTCATTTGCCTTTAGTGTCACGGGTCACTCACTGCAACTATGTCCCTAATGAATATACAGGGGACCTTAGACATTTAGTTTAGCTCATAGAGCTACTCTTGTCAGACCTAATGATGTCTGAGGTAAGGACACACAATTAGTCTTATTACTTGTTCAGCCCATGCAATTCCCCACTCTTATATCTTTCCATTTCCTGAATTCAGTCAAGAAATAATCACCAGTCATTTGGACTGTCGGCTTTTGTTATGACCATGAATCTCAGTATGATAATTCTGTACGTTAATTGAAAGCATATATGAAGGAATACTTACTTCTCAGCTTAAAAAATACAGCACCAATTAGGACTGCGATAACACATAAAATTACCAGGTAGGCAACCAGCCATTTTGAAatggaggggaagaaaatatctgtaaaaaCGAACAATTTAATGagttaaataaaaagacaatTGTAACTTGGAATGTAGTCAAGGAGATGGTCTTTCTTGTGGGTACCAGATTTGTAGGGTCAAAATAGACATCAGAAGTCATCAGTGCTGTGCAAGAGAGGAACATTCGCTCCTATTGCGTTTGGTAAAAGGAATATCTGATTCATGCTGCAGAGTATGGCGCATAAACCTGGGAAAATCAACGGGATTTCAGACATTTCCcactttctttctgtcttattGTCCCTTCCCAAGACTCTGCACATTCACTTGGGTTTTCTTCATGCCATACTGAAAGGGAGTTTACTCTTTTACTTCAAGACAACTACCTTTCACTCTGGTTCCACTTCCAGCCTACACATTGGCTTTGTGGTAATGAATTCCTTCTTGGGGTCCAGTCCTGTGAGGCTTGCTTGAATCTTGAATCTACCTAAGGCCTGTCTATTTACCCAATGAACAGAGGTATGTGAAGTGCTACGTAGGAAAACATGACTTGGTCCACCCGACGGTGATTAAAAAGTAAGGTATGTGTTAGAAGTAGTAAAGGTAAAAAGCTAATTTGTGAAGCCCAATTTATGTACATCTTATTAAACAAGCTGGCAATGGTCTAGATAATAAAACTATGTTGAATGTCCAGCCATAAGTAAGGAAATACGTCATTTTTAATTGGGTATACAGTTggatttttaattcattttcattcagctcCAACCATTGACATCTCTTAATGTGAACCAGGGAACACACAAAGTTTTGTTACTATCTgactcttctgtgtttttttgaaggagaaaatgattCATTGCATACCACCAGTGACTGTGTAGTCAATTAGAAATATAGGCTGAAGAAGATTGCAATTCTCTTGGCCTTTTGTCCAATCCAGTGGTTTTGGGACTATAATTTTGGGTCAGCTCATGGCATAAAAATGGGACCCACACCACTATCCTGATCTTTTTAACCTCACAGTGAGTGAGGTTAAAAATGAGATGACTCTGTTCACTCACCTGAGATCAGGACTCGGGACTCACTCATTGTCTGTAGCAGATTGTTAACTATCCTGCAGGAGACCTCCATGTCAGATCCTGGCATCAGGTTCATGGAACTTAGGACACTGTATAGGCCTGAAGGCATCATCATCACTTTTGTGTCTGATAGTTCCTTCCTGATCTGTCCTTGGCCATCCAACCAAATCACTTCAGGTTTAGGAAACCACCCTTCTGCGTGGCAGGTGAGGCCAATGCCCTGTTTCCTGGGACTCCTCAGGAAAATGGAAGGCACACCACCTTTAGCTAAGGAGAAAACATTATCCATTTCAAACAGTACTGATAATGGGAATTTTTCTGGTTTATAAGAACATCATAAGAATTCAGAACataatctatatatatatgtaatgtaTTCTTATATATGACGTTTcgttatatatgtatatgtgcatataACTATGGAAGTACATAGAAAGccacttttctctctttgacaGAGGCTTGGACCCTTCGTGGTCAGCAATTCAGTGTCTTTTAGCTTAAGAGTATGACTTTATAGAGACTGCATTATACAGGGCTACCCAGGAACTGATGGTGCTGAATGATGTTTCCAAAGGAATTTCCCAGTACtgggagaaaaatagaaaaacctCATAAaattaagataattaaaaaaaataagataattaAGATAATTAAGATTACAGGAAGCCTGTAAAGAACTAATGGAATCTGTccatgaaaacagaacatattAGAGTCTCAGATCAGCTATTTCAAGTAAAATTCTCACTGACatagtgaaaataataataataataatatgataTAGCTCATATTCAGGAACTTAGATGACTAAATTACAGTGTTACACAGATGTTAAAACTTTCATTCATCTGGCATTAACTATGAAGACATCTTCAGAAGAATCTGGCTGTAAGTTTTAGAAGCCCCTATGACTATGTAAGAGAAACTGGATCCTTTGAAAGGTATCTAAATATCTCAAGATAAATCTGTCCTCACATGGTATGATATAGGCATTTATTTAGAGAAAGCTAACACAAATCAAACAACCTCCCATGAAGACAGCTTATCAGtcaaattacattaaaataacatttctttcagtcAGTGGTGAATATACATGTTTCTGTTCGTCTCCATCTCTGAATAATGTGAGAGAATGGACACTCACCTGCTACTTGCAGCTCAACCAACATGTCATGGTACTCATCATTGAAAGAGACCACACAAGTGTACAATCCTTTGTCAGAACTCCTGATGTTCTTCAAGTGCAGAGACATGTTTCCAGCTTTGAGTTCACTGTGGAAGAGTTTTGCTCTGCCTTGATAtctctcatcttccttttcatctttatttttcccatcgTATGTGATCACCGCCATTTTTTCGGATTGTCCTTTAAATATCCACTGAACAGAGAATATCTCAGGAATGTTCTCTGCTGCCACATAACAAGGCAAGATGACCCCTTCTCCAATGACTCCAATGATGGAACTATTAGGAGGATAGCTAA
It encodes:
- the LOC107325878 gene encoding butyrophilin subfamily 3 member A2-like, producing MLGFPPWRLAPFHILTFQHLAFMITGQFISYPPNSSIIGVIGEGVILPCYVAAENIPEIFSVQWIFKGQSEKMAVITYDGKNKDEKEDERYQGRAKLFHSELKAGNMSLHLKNIRSSDKGLYTCVVSFNDEYHDMLVELQVAAKGGVPSIFLRSPRKQGIGLTCHAEGWFPKPEVIWLDGQGQIRKELSDTKVMMMPSGLYSVLSSMNLMPGSDMEVSCRIVNNLLQTMSESRVLISDIFFPSISKWLVAYLVILCVIAVLIGAVFFKLRSSKKKAINSVKLKAKIEEEHEQLKSTLEQEKATNRRERKKLRDLFGKLKAELDFWDAWSYAVAITVNPECQLIEIQVPGAPDVEDNACEPADLSSTSTVPVLVAKEGFTAGKYYWEVEVGQQQDWMLGVMRQKGKQEEQGILAMEDYWALHRSNGDIFSIKGNIRFEKKEMNDSVIGVFLDLEEARINFYDAHQMTTMAKIPISLGEEPTEMFVPFISKGGEADRPVIHPVLTPVPLEPL